A segment of the Streptomyces sp. XD-27 genome:
CAGACTATTTCTCGCAACCTGACGCATGGGTCGTTCCTCTGCCTTACCTCGTACTGAAATACGCGCGGGCAGAGCGCCCGTGCGTAGAACCTGAGGAGTCCCGGAGCACGCGGCGCGCACTCCGGGACCGCCCGGGATCACACCCCTAGGGGTTGTGACGCAACGTCACTCGTTGGTGCAGGTGTGACCGAAGGTGGGATTGACCAGCGCGATCAGGTCGATCGTGTTGCCGCACAGGCGCATCGGAACATGCACAGGCACCTGGATGACGACCTTCCCGATCACCAATTCCTCCTTGTCACACAGCGCGCGACCGCACACCTCGGGCCGCACTCCCTGTAACGAGGAGGGGTTAATCAGGCTACGAAACGACGCCCCCATTCACCCGTTCCGGCTAATCTCGGCAAAACGTGAGCTTTGTTCAGCAATTGTCCAGGAAACGGTCGAGCACCCGCACGCCGAACTTCAGCCCGTCGACCGGCACCCGCTCGTCCACACCGTGGAACATGCCCGCGAAGTCCAGCTCCGGCGGCAGCTTCAGCGGCGCGAACCCGAAGCAGCGGATCCCGAGGTCGTCGAAGGACTTGGCGTCCGTGCCGCCCGAGAGGCAGTACGGAACGGCACGGGCGATCGGGTCCTCCGCCTTGAGCGCCGCCTGCATCGCGTCGACCAGGGCACCGTCGAAGCTCGTCTCCAGCGCCTTGTCCGCGTGCACGTCCTCCCGCCGGACCCGCGGCCCGAGGATCCGGTCGAGATCGGCGAGGAACTCTTCCTCGTAACCGGGCAGGAACCTTCCGTCGACATGCGCGGTGGCCTGCCCCGGGATGACGTTGACCTTGTACCCGGCGCCGAGCATGGTCGGCGCGGCGGTGTTCTGCAGGGTGGCGCCGATGATCTTCGCGATGCCCCCCAGCTTGGCGAGCGTCTCGTCCATGTTCTCGGGGTCGAGCGGGGTGCCCAGCGCGTCCGACAGCTCGTCCAGGAAGGACCGCACGGTCTTGGTGACCCGGACCGGGAACTTGTGCCGGCCGAGCCGGGCCACCGCCTCGCTCAGCTCCGTGATCGCGTTGTCGGTGTTGGTCATCGACCCGTGCCCCGCGGTGCCCTCCACCGTGAGCCGCATCCAGTGCATGCCCTTCTGGGCGGTCTCGACCAGATAGAGCCTCAGGTTCTCGTTGACCGTGAAGGAGAACCCGCCGACCTCGCCGATCGCCTCCGTGACCCCCTCGAAGAGATCCGGGTGCTCGTTGACCAGGTGCCGCGCCCCGTACACCCCGCCGGCCTCCTCGTCGGCGAGGAACGCCAGCACGATGTCCCGCGGCGGCTTGCGGCCGCTGCGCAGCCGGTCCCGCACGACCGCGAGGGTCATCGCGTCCATGTCCTTCATGTCGACGGCGCCCCGCCCCCACACGCACCCGTCGGCGATCTCCCCGGAGAAGGGATGGTGCGTCCAGTCGTGCGCGTTGGCCGGTACGACGTCGGTGTGCCCGTGGATGAGCAGCGCGGGCCGGGACGGGTCCTCCCCCGCGATCCGCGCCACCGTCGAGGCCCGCCCCCGGTCCGACTCGAAGATCTGCGGCTCCAGCCCGACCTCGGCGAGCTTCTCGGCCACGTACTCGGCGGCGGCACGCTCGCCGGGACCGGTGCCGTCCCCGTAGTTGCTGGTGTCGATCCGGATGAGATCGCGGCACAGATCGACGACCTCGTCCTCACCCGTGACGGCACCGCCGCGCGCCGTGGCCGAAATCGACTCACTCACACTGCCTCCTCATGGTTCGCTCCTGCGGGCCGCGCCCGCATGAACCCCAGCGGGGCCCACCCGCCATCCTCCCGCGCCCGCCCACCCAGCCCAAGGCGGCAATGCGCCCGCCACGCACGCGACACACAAGATCGTGTGCCGCCGATCGCGTGATCGAGCCGGTCCGGAAGTTTGCTATGGTTTTCCACGTCGGAACGGCCAAGGGCCGCGACGGCAGACACCTGGTCCGGGTGGCGGAATGGCAGACGCGCTAGCTTGAGGTGCTAGTGCCCTTTATCGGGCGTGGGGGTTCAAGTCCCCCCTCGGACACGCAATTGCACACATGGCGGGCGCGGGTTGTGACTCACGGGTCACGATCCGCGTTTTCGCGTTGGAGGACAGTTCACAGCGGCTTCGCCCCCTCCGTTTTACGACCGTCCACGAACGTGGCCACGACGTGGATGTCACCGATGCGCGAGGAGCTGACGCGCCGCGGGTCGTCCCCCAGCACCACCAGGTCGGCGCGCTTGCCCGGGGTGAGGCTGC
Coding sequences within it:
- a CDS encoding M20/M25/M40 family metallo-hydrolase yields the protein MSESISATARGGAVTGEDEVVDLCRDLIRIDTSNYGDGTGPGERAAAEYVAEKLAEVGLEPQIFESDRGRASTVARIAGEDPSRPALLIHGHTDVVPANAHDWTHHPFSGEIADGCVWGRGAVDMKDMDAMTLAVVRDRLRSGRKPPRDIVLAFLADEEAGGVYGARHLVNEHPDLFEGVTEAIGEVGGFSFTVNENLRLYLVETAQKGMHWMRLTVEGTAGHGSMTNTDNAITELSEAVARLGRHKFPVRVTKTVRSFLDELSDALGTPLDPENMDETLAKLGGIAKIIGATLQNTAAPTMLGAGYKVNVIPGQATAHVDGRFLPGYEEEFLADLDRILGPRVRREDVHADKALETSFDGALVDAMQAALKAEDPIARAVPYCLSGGTDAKSFDDLGIRCFGFAPLKLPPELDFAGMFHGVDERVPVDGLKFGVRVLDRFLDNC